A stretch of Lathyrus oleraceus cultivar Zhongwan6 chromosome 6, CAAS_Psat_ZW6_1.0, whole genome shotgun sequence DNA encodes these proteins:
- the LOC127092100 gene encoding uncharacterized protein LOC127092100 isoform X1 has product MASSSCSGNSLSNVDRFVLSVTPEVPSHNLVLQSCSHEVNNQWLPLAKDTIECFELKDLWNCYGKWSALGAGTPMLLGNSHALTQYYVPCLSSIQIYTSKSVAASSRNKKEDSDAAESEFDSSSDDSGSDSSSRSLSNNSSKAWDATSLDSSSDQLGSWPTRDMLGYLYLQYTETLPPWLRVPFALKISELAKSHPALMTLKSVDVSPASWMAVAWYPIYSIPNHQPSEKELSACFLTYHTLSSSFQDCKNTYDDIDIGKDIDCFEEWAGVGKKSKENKSGFKSLPPFGMASYKMQKPFWLSSSSSSESGNERMSDMYSAAESWLKQLNVHHHDFNFFSLQSPL; this is encoded by the exons ATGGCGTCTTCGTCATGTTCTGGAAATTCTCTCTCAAATGTGGATCGTTTTGTTCTCAGCGTCACTCCAGAAGTTCCTTCTCACAATCTTGTTCTTCAG AGCTGTTCTCATGAAGTAAATAATCAATGGCTACCTCTTGCAAAGGACACTATTGAATGCTTTGAATTGAAAGATCTTTGGAACTGCTATGGAAAATGGAGTGCATTGGGTGCTGGTACGCCGATGCTGTTGGGAAACAGCCATGCTTTGACGCAATATTATGTTCCCTGTCTATCTTCCATCCAAATCTACACCAGTAAGTCTGTTGCAGCTTCTTCCAG GAATAAGAAAGAGGATAGCGATGCAGCTGAATCTGAATTCGATTCCTCGAGTGACGATAGTGGAAGTGACAGTTCATCGAGATCATTAAGTAACAATTCTAGCAAGGCATGGGATGCTACTTCCTTGGATTCGAGCTCCGACCAATTGGGTTCGTGGCCAACAAGGGATATGCTTGGATACCTTTATTTGCAGTACACCGAGACTTTACCGCCTTGGTTGAGGGTTCCATTTGCTCTGAAG ATATCGGAGCTTGCTAAAAGCCATCCAGCATTGATGACTTTAAAAAGTGTGGATGTTTCCCCTGCAAGTTGGATGGCTGTTGCTTG GTACCCTATATATTCCATACCAAATCATCAGCCAAGTGAAAAGGAGCTCTCTGCATGCTTCCTAACTTACCATACACTATCATCATCTTTCCAAG ATTGTAAAAACACATATGATGATATTGACATAGGAAAAGACATAGACTGTTTTGAAGAATGGGCAGGTGTGGGAAAGAAAAGCAAGGAAAACAAGAGTGGTTTTAAATCTCTGCCTCCTTTCGGGATGGCTAGTTACAAAATGCAGAAACCTTTTTGGTTAAGTTCATCATCCTCTTCAGAATCTGGTAATGAAAGGATGTCTGACATGTACAGCGCTGCAGAATCCTGGCTGAAGCAACTCAACGTTCACCACCACGACTTCAACTTTTTCAGTCTCCAATCTCCTTTGTAA
- the LOC127092100 gene encoding uncharacterized protein LOC127092100 isoform X2, whose protein sequence is MSRDSHCFFTLPHVCWLLKIGPCMRSCSHEVNNQWLPLAKDTIECFELKDLWNCYGKWSALGAGTPMLLGNSHALTQYYVPCLSSIQIYTSKSVAASSRNKKEDSDAAESEFDSSSDDSGSDSSSRSLSNNSSKAWDATSLDSSSDQLGSWPTRDMLGYLYLQYTETLPPWLRVPFALKISELAKSHPALMTLKSVDVSPASWMAVAWYPIYSIPNHQPSEKELSACFLTYHTLSSSFQDCKNTYDDIDIGKDIDCFEEWAGVGKKSKENKSGFKSLPPFGMASYKMQKPFWLSSSSSSESGNERMSDMYSAAESWLKQLNVHHHDFNFFSLQSPL, encoded by the exons ATGTCACGTGATTCTCATTGCTTCTTCACTCTGCCCCATGTTTGTTGGTTACTGAAAATTGGTCCCTGCATGAGG AGCTGTTCTCATGAAGTAAATAATCAATGGCTACCTCTTGCAAAGGACACTATTGAATGCTTTGAATTGAAAGATCTTTGGAACTGCTATGGAAAATGGAGTGCATTGGGTGCTGGTACGCCGATGCTGTTGGGAAACAGCCATGCTTTGACGCAATATTATGTTCCCTGTCTATCTTCCATCCAAATCTACACCAGTAAGTCTGTTGCAGCTTCTTCCAG GAATAAGAAAGAGGATAGCGATGCAGCTGAATCTGAATTCGATTCCTCGAGTGACGATAGTGGAAGTGACAGTTCATCGAGATCATTAAGTAACAATTCTAGCAAGGCATGGGATGCTACTTCCTTGGATTCGAGCTCCGACCAATTGGGTTCGTGGCCAACAAGGGATATGCTTGGATACCTTTATTTGCAGTACACCGAGACTTTACCGCCTTGGTTGAGGGTTCCATTTGCTCTGAAG ATATCGGAGCTTGCTAAAAGCCATCCAGCATTGATGACTTTAAAAAGTGTGGATGTTTCCCCTGCAAGTTGGATGGCTGTTGCTTG GTACCCTATATATTCCATACCAAATCATCAGCCAAGTGAAAAGGAGCTCTCTGCATGCTTCCTAACTTACCATACACTATCATCATCTTTCCAAG ATTGTAAAAACACATATGATGATATTGACATAGGAAAAGACATAGACTGTTTTGAAGAATGGGCAGGTGTGGGAAAGAAAAGCAAGGAAAACAAGAGTGGTTTTAAATCTCTGCCTCCTTTCGGGATGGCTAGTTACAAAATGCAGAAACCTTTTTGGTTAAGTTCATCATCCTCTTCAGAATCTGGTAATGAAAGGATGTCTGACATGTACAGCGCTGCAGAATCCTGGCTGAAGCAACTCAACGTTCACCACCACGACTTCAACTTTTTCAGTCTCCAATCTCCTTTGTAA
- the LOC127092100 gene encoding uncharacterized protein LOC127092100 isoform X3: MCLSGVLGTLDPLLLLPSCSHEVNNQWLPLAKDTIECFELKDLWNCYGKWSALGAGTPMLLGNSHALTQYYVPCLSSIQIYTSKSVAASSRNKKEDSDAAESEFDSSSDDSGSDSSSRSLSNNSSKAWDATSLDSSSDQLGSWPTRDMLGYLYLQYTETLPPWLRVPFALKISELAKSHPALMTLKSVDVSPASWMAVAWYPIYSIPNHQPSEKELSACFLTYHTLSSSFQDCKNTYDDIDIGKDIDCFEEWAGVGKKSKENKSGFKSLPPFGMASYKMQKPFWLSSSSSSESGNERMSDMYSAAESWLKQLNVHHHDFNFFSLQSPL; the protein is encoded by the exons ATGTGCCTCTCTGGTGTTCTTGGAACATTGGACCCGTTGTTGCTGCTTCCG AGCTGTTCTCATGAAGTAAATAATCAATGGCTACCTCTTGCAAAGGACACTATTGAATGCTTTGAATTGAAAGATCTTTGGAACTGCTATGGAAAATGGAGTGCATTGGGTGCTGGTACGCCGATGCTGTTGGGAAACAGCCATGCTTTGACGCAATATTATGTTCCCTGTCTATCTTCCATCCAAATCTACACCAGTAAGTCTGTTGCAGCTTCTTCCAG GAATAAGAAAGAGGATAGCGATGCAGCTGAATCTGAATTCGATTCCTCGAGTGACGATAGTGGAAGTGACAGTTCATCGAGATCATTAAGTAACAATTCTAGCAAGGCATGGGATGCTACTTCCTTGGATTCGAGCTCCGACCAATTGGGTTCGTGGCCAACAAGGGATATGCTTGGATACCTTTATTTGCAGTACACCGAGACTTTACCGCCTTGGTTGAGGGTTCCATTTGCTCTGAAG ATATCGGAGCTTGCTAAAAGCCATCCAGCATTGATGACTTTAAAAAGTGTGGATGTTTCCCCTGCAAGTTGGATGGCTGTTGCTTG GTACCCTATATATTCCATACCAAATCATCAGCCAAGTGAAAAGGAGCTCTCTGCATGCTTCCTAACTTACCATACACTATCATCATCTTTCCAAG ATTGTAAAAACACATATGATGATATTGACATAGGAAAAGACATAGACTGTTTTGAAGAATGGGCAGGTGTGGGAAAGAAAAGCAAGGAAAACAAGAGTGGTTTTAAATCTCTGCCTCCTTTCGGGATGGCTAGTTACAAAATGCAGAAACCTTTTTGGTTAAGTTCATCATCCTCTTCAGAATCTGGTAATGAAAGGATGTCTGACATGTACAGCGCTGCAGAATCCTGGCTGAAGCAACTCAACGTTCACCACCACGACTTCAACTTTTTCAGTCTCCAATCTCCTTTGTAA